In one window of Nocardia brasiliensis DNA:
- a CDS encoding SAM-dependent methyltransferase, with the protein MDSESTAARIDISKPHPARRYDYWLGGKDNFPADRESADMVAQAFPTIRLAALENRNFLRRAVGYLADAGVRQFLDIGAGLPTAGNVHEIAQGIAPESRIVYVDNDPIVLVHARALLNSSPEGATAYLDADIRDPDRILTHPDLRRVLDMDQPVALMLVAIMHFMTDDDGPYELVGKLCSALPSGSYLVMTHATSDHLSPDELAETNAANKRSGVPFRLRTSEEFARFFTDLELVAPGIASVTAWRPEEYRPHPRAEAVSMLSAVARIP; encoded by the coding sequence GTGGACTCGGAATCGACGGCGGCGAGAATCGATATCTCGAAGCCGCATCCGGCGCGTCGGTACGACTACTGGCTCGGCGGCAAGGACAACTTCCCGGCCGACCGCGAGTCCGCCGACATGGTCGCGCAGGCCTTTCCTACCATCCGGCTGGCCGCGCTGGAGAACCGCAATTTCCTGCGTCGCGCGGTCGGCTACCTGGCCGATGCCGGCGTCCGGCAGTTCCTCGACATCGGCGCGGGCCTGCCCACCGCGGGCAACGTGCACGAGATCGCGCAGGGCATCGCCCCCGAGTCCCGCATCGTCTACGTGGACAACGACCCGATCGTGCTCGTGCACGCCCGTGCGCTGCTGAACAGCTCTCCCGAGGGCGCGACCGCCTACCTCGACGCCGACATCCGCGACCCCGACCGCATCCTGACCCACCCCGACCTGCGACGGGTGCTCGACATGGACCAGCCGGTCGCCCTGATGCTGGTGGCCATCATGCACTTCATGACCGACGACGACGGCCCCTACGAGCTGGTCGGCAAGCTGTGTTCGGCGCTGCCCTCCGGCAGCTACCTGGTGATGACGCACGCGACCAGCGACCATCTCTCCCCCGACGAGCTCGCCGAGACCAACGCGGCCAACAAGCGCAGCGGCGTCCCGTTCCGCCTGCGCACCAGCGAGGAGTTCGCCCGCTTCTTCACCGACCTCGAGCTCGTCGCGCCCGGTATCGCGTCGGTGACCGCGTGGCGGCCAGAGGAGTACCGGCCGCACCCGAGGGCCGAGGCGGTCTCCATGCTCAGCGCGGTCGCCCGCATCCCCTGA
- a CDS encoding MurR/RpiR family transcriptional regulator: MTEATQRVSTKGGVRVPGGPEGDDVRTRLLGALPSLTPAGLRLARVIRDDPAGVAHLTVSELAARAETSTSAVVRLAKALGYEGYPQLRLALAATAKDDGQPVFATDIDAEDPLSKVLQKLTAFETEGMLATAELADPATMLAVVEALVHARRVELIGIGASGLVATDMAQKLARIGMWCDACTSEDEALVLGSLLGAGDVLIAFSHSGETAAIVDALEHARGRQATTVAVTAGPQSKLARAAAHTVLVAGREDGFRSAAMASRMSQLLVVDALYVGVLQRTPTAAAALRRTYDAVADRRIPRALRKSP; this comes from the coding sequence ATGACCGAAGCAACACAGCGCGTTTCGACGAAGGGTGGTGTCCGGGTGCCGGGTGGTCCGGAAGGTGACGACGTACGCACGCGATTACTGGGGGCGCTGCCCAGCCTCACCCCTGCCGGACTGCGGCTGGCCAGGGTGATCCGCGACGATCCCGCCGGGGTCGCGCACCTGACCGTGAGCGAGCTGGCCGCACGCGCCGAGACCAGCACCTCCGCGGTCGTCCGGCTGGCAAAAGCGCTCGGCTACGAGGGTTATCCACAGCTGCGTCTGGCCCTGGCGGCCACCGCCAAGGACGACGGGCAACCCGTGTTCGCCACCGACATCGATGCCGAGGACCCGCTGTCGAAGGTGTTGCAGAAGCTCACCGCCTTCGAAACCGAGGGCATGCTGGCCACCGCCGAGCTCGCCGATCCGGCGACGATGCTCGCGGTGGTCGAAGCCCTGGTGCACGCGCGCCGGGTGGAACTCATCGGCATCGGCGCGTCCGGACTGGTCGCGACGGACATGGCACAGAAGCTCGCCCGGATCGGAATGTGGTGCGACGCCTGCACCTCCGAGGACGAGGCGCTGGTGCTTGGCAGCCTGCTCGGGGCGGGCGATGTGCTCATCGCCTTCTCACATTCCGGGGAGACCGCCGCGATCGTCGATGCCCTCGAGCACGCCCGCGGCAGGCAGGCCACGACCGTGGCCGTCACGGCGGGCCCGCAGTCCAAGCTCGCCAGGGCCGCCGCGCACACGGTGCTGGTGGCCGGGCGCGAGGACGGCTTCCGCTCCGCCGCGATGGCGAGCCGGATGAGTCAGCTGCTCGTCGTCGACGCGCTCTACGTCGGTGTGCTGCAACGCACTCCGACGGCCGCGGCGGCGTTGCGGCGCACCTACGACGCGGTCGCCGACCGCAGGATCCCACGCGCACTCCGGAAATCTCCGTGA
- a CDS encoding BMP family lipoprotein — protein MGRSLRTLTAAGVLVLTVGACGSPPAEQDSAGAPGAKDFKACMVSDSGKFDDKSFNQTSFKGVSDAVAELGISKAQLESKSDNDYPTNINTMVRQKCDIIVTIGFKQGDATYAAAKANPDIDFAIVDYAYTDTQKNPPLPNLQGLTFNAAQPAFLAGYLAAAQTKTGKVGTFGGINIPTVAIFMDGFAEGVAHYNKVKNKQVQLLGWDEATQQGVITNDFQDKNIGKTKANDLISQGADIVLPVAGPAGLGALEAAHSSGGKVLAIWVDTDGCVSAAEYCSSLLTSVEKAMDVAVQKAITDAFHQRFTNQAYVGTLANKGVGLAPYHEFDATIPAELKSEITALSEDIASGKITLASKAQPAAK, from the coding sequence ATGGGCAGGTCGCTACGCACCCTCACCGCCGCCGGTGTGCTCGTGCTGACTGTCGGTGCGTGCGGTAGTCCGCCCGCCGAACAGGACAGCGCCGGTGCTCCCGGTGCCAAGGACTTCAAGGCGTGCATGGTCTCGGACTCCGGCAAATTCGACGACAAGTCGTTCAACCAGACCTCCTTCAAAGGCGTCTCCGACGCGGTCGCCGAACTCGGCATCTCGAAGGCGCAGCTGGAATCCAAATCCGACAACGACTACCCGACCAACATCAACACGATGGTCCGGCAGAAGTGCGACATCATCGTCACGATCGGGTTCAAGCAGGGCGATGCGACCTACGCCGCCGCGAAGGCCAATCCGGACATCGATTTCGCGATCGTGGACTACGCCTACACCGATACGCAGAAGAACCCGCCGCTGCCCAACCTGCAGGGCCTGACCTTCAACGCGGCCCAACCGGCGTTCCTGGCGGGCTATCTGGCCGCGGCGCAGACCAAGACCGGCAAGGTCGGCACCTTCGGCGGCATCAACATCCCCACCGTGGCGATCTTCATGGACGGCTTCGCCGAGGGCGTCGCGCACTACAACAAGGTGAAGAACAAGCAGGTGCAATTGCTCGGCTGGGACGAGGCGACCCAGCAGGGCGTGATCACCAACGACTTCCAGGACAAGAACATCGGCAAGACCAAGGCCAACGATCTGATCAGCCAGGGCGCCGACATCGTGCTGCCGGTGGCCGGTCCGGCCGGTCTCGGCGCGCTCGAGGCGGCGCATTCCTCGGGCGGCAAGGTACTGGCGATCTGGGTCGACACCGATGGGTGCGTCAGCGCCGCCGAGTACTGTTCCTCGCTGCTCACCAGCGTCGAGAAGGCGATGGACGTCGCGGTGCAGAAGGCGATCACCGACGCGTTCCACCAGCGGTTCACCAACCAGGCCTACGTCGGCACGCTGGCCAACAAGGGCGTCGGCCTCGCCCCGTACCACGAGTTCGACGCCACCATTCCCGCCGAACTCAAGAGCGAGATCACCGCGCTGTCCGAGGACATCGCGAGCGGAAAGATCACGCTGGCATCGAAGGCACAGCCCGCAGCCAAGTGA
- a CDS encoding ABC transporter ATP-binding protein yields MANDHIDLVVEPGEIHCLLGENGAGKSTLMNMLYGLLQPDEGEILLDGEAVVFSSPSDAIDAGIGMVHQHFMLVPVFTVAENIILGREPTKGPAVLDRAAARRQVRELSERYGFPVRPDALVADLSVGEQQRVEILKALANNVEVLILDEPTAVLTPQEIDELIEVLRAIAAEGTSIIFITHKLKEVTRIADRITVIRRGKVVGTVEPGTAETDLAELMVGRSVELVVAKSPAAPTGPTLVVDGLSVLDAAGSVVVDDVSFQADGGEIVGIAGVVGNGQSELVSALLGLRTPAAGTVTVGGWQVTGRSPRRHLAAGIGYVPEDRSHDGVIGTFSVAENLVLDLIDRPEFSRHGVLSIAAVKRNAAKRIEEFDIRTATIADPVRTLSGGNQQKVVLARELSRPLEVLIAGQPTRGLDVGSIEFVHKRIVRERDQGTAVLIVSTELDEIYALSDRIIVMYRGRIVGIVGPDTPRDRLGLMMTGAAPEVDA; encoded by the coding sequence GTGGCCAACGACCACATCGACCTCGTGGTCGAGCCCGGTGAGATCCACTGCCTGCTCGGGGAGAACGGCGCGGGCAAGAGCACGCTGATGAACATGCTCTACGGCCTGCTGCAGCCGGACGAGGGCGAGATCCTGCTGGACGGCGAGGCCGTGGTCTTCTCGTCCCCCAGCGACGCGATCGACGCCGGGATCGGCATGGTGCATCAGCACTTCATGCTCGTTCCGGTGTTCACCGTCGCGGAGAACATCATCCTCGGCCGGGAGCCGACCAAGGGCCCCGCGGTGCTCGACCGCGCGGCCGCCCGGCGGCAGGTGCGCGAACTGTCCGAGCGCTACGGGTTTCCGGTGCGACCGGACGCGCTGGTCGCCGATCTCTCGGTCGGCGAGCAGCAGCGGGTGGAGATCCTGAAGGCGCTGGCCAACAACGTCGAGGTCTTGATTCTCGACGAGCCGACCGCGGTGCTCACCCCGCAGGAGATCGACGAGCTGATCGAGGTGCTGCGCGCCATCGCGGCCGAGGGCACCTCGATCATCTTCATCACGCACAAGCTGAAAGAGGTCACCAGGATCGCCGACCGGATCACCGTCATCCGGCGCGGCAAGGTGGTCGGCACGGTCGAACCCGGCACTGCCGAAACCGATCTCGCGGAACTGATGGTCGGCCGATCGGTGGAGTTGGTGGTCGCCAAGTCACCCGCCGCGCCGACCGGGCCCACCCTGGTCGTCGACGGGCTGTCCGTGCTCGACGCGGCGGGCTCTGTCGTGGTCGACGACGTGTCGTTCCAGGCGGACGGGGGCGAGATCGTCGGCATCGCCGGCGTGGTCGGCAACGGTCAGTCCGAATTGGTCAGCGCGCTGCTCGGGCTGCGCACCCCGGCGGCGGGCACCGTGACCGTCGGCGGCTGGCAGGTGACCGGGCGCTCCCCGCGCAGGCACCTGGCGGCCGGGATCGGCTATGTCCCCGAGGATCGTTCGCACGACGGGGTCATCGGCACGTTCAGTGTCGCCGAGAACCTGGTGCTCGATCTGATCGACCGCCCGGAGTTCTCCCGGCACGGCGTGCTCTCCATCGCCGCGGTGAAACGCAACGCAGCCAAGCGGATCGAGGAGTTCGACATCCGCACCGCAACCATCGCCGATCCGGTGCGCACGCTCTCTGGCGGCAACCAGCAGAAGGTAGTACTGGCCAGGGAGTTGTCCCGGCCGCTCGAGGTGCTGATCGCCGGTCAGCCGACCCGCGGCCTCGACGTCGGGTCGATCGAGTTCGTGCACAAACGCATTGTCCGCGAACGGGATCAGGGCACCGCGGTGCTGATCGTCTCGACCGAGCTGGACGAGATCTACGCGCTCTCCGACCGCATCATCGTCATGTATCGGGGCCGCATCGTCGGCATCGTCGGCCCCGACACCCCGCGCGATCGACTCGGCCTGATGATGACGGGCGCCGCACCGGAGGTCGACGCATGA
- the murQ gene encoding N-acetylmuramic acid 6-phosphate etherase: MNEISALTTEEANPHTAALDAMSVEDMLGIMNAEDAGVATAVAQALPQIAQAVHRIVAARAQGGRLVYIGAGTSGRLGVLDAVECPPTFGTDPGEVLGLMAGGTQAFTRAIEGAEDDPERGRQDLSAIALTARDVVVALAASGRTPYAIGALRYGRQLGATTVAVSCNRGAELSAHADIGIEIDTGPEVLTGSTRLKAGTAQKMVCNMLSTATMVKSGKVYGNLMVDVRPTNAKLVDRACRIVADATGADLATAAALLDDAGGHPKTAIVMRLAGVDADAARALLAGAGGFVRAAVGDNG, encoded by the coding sequence GTGAACGAGATCAGCGCACTGACCACCGAGGAGGCCAATCCGCATACCGCCGCACTCGACGCCATGTCGGTCGAGGACATGCTGGGCATCATGAACGCCGAGGACGCGGGCGTGGCCACCGCGGTGGCACAGGCGCTGCCGCAGATCGCGCAGGCCGTGCACCGGATCGTCGCGGCCCGCGCGCAGGGCGGCCGTTTGGTCTACATCGGGGCGGGCACCAGCGGCAGGCTCGGCGTGCTCGACGCGGTGGAATGCCCGCCGACCTTCGGCACCGACCCCGGTGAGGTGCTCGGCCTGATGGCCGGTGGCACCCAGGCGTTCACCCGGGCGATCGAAGGCGCCGAGGACGATCCGGAACGCGGCAGGCAGGATCTGTCGGCCATCGCGCTCACCGCGCGCGATGTCGTCGTCGCGCTCGCCGCCAGCGGCCGCACGCCGTACGCGATCGGCGCGCTGCGCTACGGCAGGCAGCTCGGTGCGACGACCGTCGCGGTCTCCTGCAACCGCGGCGCCGAACTCAGCGCGCACGCCGACATCGGCATCGAAATCGACACGGGCCCCGAGGTTTTGACCGGATCGACGCGGCTGAAGGCGGGCACCGCGCAGAAGATGGTCTGCAACATGCTCTCGACCGCGACCATGGTCAAGTCCGGCAAGGTCTACGGCAACCTCATGGTGGACGTGCGGCCGACCAACGCCAAGCTGGTCGACCGGGCCTGCCGGATCGTCGCCGACGCCACCGGCGCCGACCTCGCCACCGCCGCCGCGCTGCTCGACGACGCGGGCGGACACCCGAAGACCGCGATCGTCATGCGGCTGGCCGGTGTCGACGCGGACGCGGCCCGCGCCCTGCTCGCCGGTGCGGGCGGATTCGTCCGGGCCGCGGTCGGCGACAACGGCTAA
- a CDS encoding metallophosphoesterase, translating into MKYVPRVALFLAIPAVLFLLPWWTLVAAPTTGAGPLFWLGTAVFGLGFAVLPASMLLGHGPAQSDAASIVGDTLLGVMWVVFSWSVLGNVAGLALAAGGVQDPARSRGVALGVFVIAAALVAWGVYEARRVPRVRTVEVPIRGLGPGLDGLRLVVVTDTHFAALDRLRWSERVVEVVNAQRPDIACHAGDLADGSVAKRHPQVDPLGKVDAPLGRFYITGNHEYFGDAQGWIEHMTSIGWQPLHNQHETVTRGGDRLVIAGIDDPTGVGLPGHGPDLATALAGADRELPVVLLAHQPKQITDTAAAGIDLQISGHTHGGQIWPFHYLVRLDQPVVAGLTRHGEKTQLYTSRGTGFWGPQLRVFAPSEITVLVLRAAATAG; encoded by the coding sequence GTGAAGTACGTGCCCCGCGTTGCCCTGTTCCTGGCGATCCCCGCCGTGCTGTTCCTGCTGCCGTGGTGGACGCTGGTCGCCGCGCCGACCACCGGCGCCGGGCCGCTGTTCTGGCTCGGCACCGCGGTGTTCGGGCTCGGCTTCGCCGTCCTGCCCGCGTCGATGCTTCTCGGTCACGGCCCCGCGCAATCGGATGCCGCCTCGATCGTGGGCGACACCCTGCTCGGCGTGATGTGGGTGGTGTTCAGTTGGTCGGTGCTCGGCAATGTCGCGGGCCTGGCGCTGGCCGCGGGCGGGGTGCAGGATCCGGCGCGCTCGCGCGGGGTCGCGCTCGGCGTGTTCGTGATCGCGGCGGCGCTGGTCGCGTGGGGTGTGTACGAGGCGCGCCGGGTACCGCGGGTGCGCACGGTCGAGGTGCCGATCCGCGGCCTCGGGCCGGGGCTCGACGGGTTGCGCCTGGTGGTCGTCACCGACACGCACTTCGCCGCGCTCGATCGGCTGCGCTGGTCGGAGCGGGTGGTCGAGGTCGTCAACGCGCAGCGCCCCGATATCGCCTGCCACGCCGGCGATCTCGCGGACGGTTCGGTCGCGAAGCGGCACCCGCAGGTCGATCCGCTCGGCAAGGTGGACGCGCCGCTCGGCCGGTTCTACATCACCGGCAACCACGAATACTTCGGCGACGCGCAGGGCTGGATCGAGCACATGACCTCGATCGGCTGGCAGCCCCTGCACAACCAGCACGAGACGGTGACCCGCGGCGGCGACCGGCTGGTGATCGCGGGCATCGACGACCCGACCGGTGTCGGCCTGCCCGGGCACGGCCCGGATCTGGCCACCGCGCTGGCCGGCGCGGATCGCGAGCTGCCGGTGGTGCTGCTCGCCCATCAGCCCAAGCAGATCACCGACACCGCGGCGGCGGGCATCGATCTGCAGATCTCCGGCCACACCCACGGCGGCCAGATCTGGCCGTTCCACTACCTGGTCCGGTTGGATCAGCCGGTGGTCGCGGGTCTGACCAGGCATGGCGAGAAGACCCAGCTCTACACCAGTCGCGGCACCGGATTCTGGGGTCCGCAGCTGCGCGTGTTCGCCCCAAGCGAGATCACCGTGCTGGTGCTGCGCGCCGCCGCGACCGCCGGATAG
- a CDS encoding aldose 1-epimerase family protein, translating to MTPPPSGQQFSIGHGEQRAVIVEVGGGIRQFRVGDRDVLEPYHVAAMPDGGRGAALIPWPNRLADGKYRFDGVDHQLALSEPAKQNAIHGLLRWRPWCATEHKQDEVTMRTTLHPRKGYPFHLDVAIRYALSDAGLTVTTTATNLGDTAAPYGCGHHPYLSPGTGPIDAAVLRFDAATRIIGDPDRQLPIGTESVRGTPFDFAAAKPLGTVSIDHPFTDLARADDGRAWVRLTGADAAVAELWVDDSYPVIQLFTGDTLAPARRRTGLAVEPMTCPPNAFQSGDRLIRLAPGATVATRWGARLTRA from the coding sequence ATGACGCCACCACCGTCCGGACAGCAGTTCTCCATCGGCCACGGCGAGCAGCGGGCGGTGATCGTCGAGGTCGGCGGGGGCATTCGGCAGTTCCGGGTGGGCGATCGTGACGTGCTCGAGCCCTACCACGTCGCGGCGATGCCGGACGGCGGCCGCGGCGCGGCGCTGATCCCGTGGCCGAACCGGCTGGCCGACGGCAAGTACCGCTTCGACGGCGTCGACCACCAACTCGCGCTGTCCGAACCGGCCAAGCAGAACGCGATCCACGGGTTGCTGCGCTGGCGGCCCTGGTGCGCGACCGAGCACAAGCAGGACGAGGTCACCATGCGGACCACGCTGCATCCGCGCAAGGGCTATCCGTTCCACCTCGACGTCGCGATCCGCTACGCGCTCTCCGACGCGGGCCTGACGGTGACCACCACGGCGACCAATCTCGGCGACACTGCGGCGCCGTACGGCTGCGGCCACCACCCGTACCTTTCGCCGGGTACCGGACCGATCGATGCGGCCGTGCTGCGCTTCGACGCCGCGACCCGGATCATCGGCGACCCCGACCGGCAGTTGCCGATCGGCACCGAATCGGTCCGCGGCACCCCGTTCGACTTCGCCGCGGCGAAACCGCTCGGCACGGTCTCGATCGATCACCCGTTCACCGATCTGGCGCGCGCGGACGACGGGCGGGCCTGGGTCCGGCTGACCGGCGCCGACGCGGCGGTCGCCGAATTGTGGGTCGACGACTCCTATCCGGTGATCCAGCTGTTCACCGGGGACACGCTGGCGCCGGCACGGCGCAGGACGGGGCTGGCCGTGGAGCCGATGACGTGCCCGCCCAACGCTTTTCAGAGCGGCGACCGGCTCATCCGGCTGGCCCCCGGCGCTACCGTCGCGACCCGATGGGGCGCACGACTGACCCGGGCCTGA
- a CDS encoding anhydro-N-acetylmuramic acid kinase, whose protein sequence is MRVVGLMSGTSHDAIDAVAAAISLRDNTIEVQLAGLLSRPYPAELRAELIAALPPGSIDLATVCRLDTAIGQEFAAAADAAVHEFFGGAADLIVSHGQTMYHWVTDGRAHGTLQLGQPAWIAEHTGLPVVSDLRPRDIAAGGQGAPLVALFDLLWLAGRAGRAAALNIGGIANATVTGTPAVAFDTGPGNALIDAAVAAATDGAELFDRDGRRAARGTVDEALLKALLAEPYYRAAAPKTTGKELFNSAYLARVLRDHPLSGDDIVATVTALTARTIADALAPFAPDEVIVSGGGTLNPTLLAMLRAQLGSTTLRTSDELGLPSAAKEAAAFAVLGFLTVHGLAGTDPATTGARHARVLGSITPGARPLVLPAAPGTPPRRLTVVPR, encoded by the coding sequence GTGCGCGTCGTCGGGTTGATGTCGGGCACCTCGCACGACGCCATCGACGCGGTCGCCGCGGCGATATCCCTGCGGGACAATACGATCGAGGTCCAACTCGCCGGCCTGCTGAGCCGCCCCTACCCCGCCGAGCTGCGGGCCGAACTCATCGCCGCGCTGCCGCCCGGCTCGATCGACCTGGCGACGGTGTGCAGGCTCGATACCGCGATCGGCCAGGAGTTCGCCGCGGCGGCCGACGCCGCGGTGCACGAATTCTTCGGTGGCGCCGCCGATCTCATCGTTTCGCACGGTCAGACGATGTACCACTGGGTGACCGATGGCCGCGCGCACGGCACCCTGCAGCTCGGCCAACCGGCCTGGATCGCCGAACACACCGGGCTGCCGGTGGTCAGCGACCTGCGCCCGCGCGATATCGCCGCGGGCGGGCAGGGCGCTCCGCTGGTCGCCCTGTTCGATCTGCTGTGGCTGGCCGGACGCGCAGGTCGGGCGGCCGCGCTGAACATCGGCGGTATCGCCAACGCGACCGTGACGGGCACGCCCGCGGTGGCCTTCGACACCGGACCGGGCAACGCGCTCATCGACGCCGCCGTCGCCGCGGCGACCGACGGCGCGGAACTGTTCGATCGCGACGGACGCCGCGCCGCGCGCGGCACGGTGGACGAGGCGCTGCTGAAAGCCCTTCTCGCCGAACCCTACTACCGGGCGGCCGCGCCGAAGACGACGGGCAAAGAGCTGTTCAACAGCGCCTACCTCGCACGCGTGTTGCGGGACCACCCGTTGTCCGGTGACGATATCGTCGCCACCGTGACCGCCCTGACCGCGCGCACCATCGCCGACGCGCTGGCCCCGTTCGCGCCGGACGAGGTGATCGTCTCCGGCGGCGGCACGCTGAACCCGACGCTGCTGGCGATGCTGCGCGCCCAACTGGGCTCGACTACGCTGCGCACCTCCGACGAACTCGGATTGCCTTCGGCCGCCAAGGAAGCCGCGGCCTTCGCCGTCCTCGGCTTCCTGACCGTGCACGGGCTCGCCGGCACCGATCCCGCGACCACCGGCGCGCGCCACGCGCGGGTGCTCGGCTCGATCACGCCCGGCGCGCGGCCGCTCGTACTTCCCGCCGCACCGGGTACCCCACCCCGGCGGCTGACGGTGGTGCCGCGATGA
- a CDS encoding cytochrome P450, producing MPLHYSPYDFAVHEDPYPAYARLRAEAPVYRNETDDFWALSRHADILAALRDSDRFSSANGAIRMEPAFWGPQAEQMFSFVAMDPPRHTRMRGLVVRAFTQHRVQALEPRLREIARGLLAPLLERGEFDLIAEFAGPYPTEVVAELVGVPERDREMLRKLGMEIMYSDEQSTDLRPEAIQAIGTLIGYYTELTIERSKDRRDDLLSGLLDAADGTDRLTPEEIVGVLILLIGAGIETTMLTLGNLWHAAWRHPDQRRKAFDGRIDDWIAEGMRYDPATQTVLRTATEEFDLHDTKVPAGARMLLLLGSANRDPDVFPAPDTFDLDRDTSDALVFGSGRHHCLGANLGQLELRVALTEIAGKVAEYEIDPAGVRRIHASNNRGFASLPTSVTLR from the coding sequence ATGCCACTGCACTACAGCCCGTACGACTTCGCCGTCCACGAGGACCCGTATCCGGCCTACGCCAGGCTGCGCGCCGAGGCGCCGGTCTACCGGAACGAGACCGACGACTTCTGGGCGCTCTCCCGGCACGCGGATATTCTTGCCGCGCTGCGGGATTCGGATCGATTCTCGAGCGCCAACGGTGCCATCCGGATGGAGCCCGCGTTCTGGGGGCCGCAGGCCGAGCAGATGTTCTCCTTCGTCGCGATGGACCCGCCCCGGCACACCCGCATGCGCGGGCTGGTGGTCCGGGCGTTCACCCAGCACCGGGTACAGGCGCTGGAACCGCGGCTGCGCGAGATCGCTCGCGGGCTGCTGGCGCCGCTGCTCGAGCGCGGTGAATTCGATCTGATCGCCGAGTTCGCCGGCCCGTACCCGACGGAGGTGGTCGCCGAGCTGGTCGGCGTGCCCGAGCGCGACCGCGAGATGCTGCGCAAGCTCGGCATGGAGATCATGTATTCCGACGAGCAGTCCACCGACCTGCGGCCCGAGGCGATCCAGGCGATCGGCACCCTCATCGGCTACTACACCGAACTGACCATCGAACGCAGCAAGGACCGGCGCGACGATCTGCTCTCCGGCCTGCTCGACGCGGCCGACGGCACCGACCGGCTCACCCCGGAGGAGATCGTCGGTGTGCTCATCCTGCTCATCGGTGCGGGCATCGAGACCACCATGCTCACCCTCGGCAACCTCTGGCACGCCGCGTGGCGGCATCCGGACCAGCGGCGCAAGGCCTTCGACGGGCGCATCGACGACTGGATCGCCGAGGGGATGCGCTATGACCCGGCCACCCAGACCGTGTTGCGCACCGCCACCGAGGAATTCGACCTGCACGACACCAAGGTGCCCGCGGGCGCGCGGATGCTGCTGCTGCTCGGCTCGGCCAACCGTGACCCGGACGTTTTCCCCGCGCCGGACACGTTCGATCTGGACCGCGACACCAGCGACGCCCTGGTCTTCGGCAGCGGCAGGCACCACTGCCTCGGCGCCAACCTCGGCCAGCTGGAGCTGCGCGTCGCGCTGACCGAGATCGCGGGCAAGGTCGCCGAGTACGAGATCGACCCGGCCGGCGTGCGCCGCATCCACGCGTCGAACAACCGCGGCTTCGCGTCCTTGCCCACCTCGGTCACCCTGCGCTGA
- a CDS encoding DNA polymerase domain-containing protein — MGSAEVRAGITLTNLDKPLFDGAEATKRDLIDYLAAVGERMVRQLRDRPLSVLRVRPGQDPFMQKNLPKYTPGWMHRVTMWAESSRREVTYALADDVRTLVWFGNQRAIEYHTTLLPAEHDRGPTHLVLDIDPAPEQPFGQAVRAAQLIREALGNDGLAGAVKTSGAKGVHVFVPLAPGLAIDDVAAATRAIAARAERIDPALATTAFIREDRGGRVFLDSTRAGGATVVAAYSPRIRPGTTVSFPLAWSDLEQITPQDFTVRNAVAQLGDRDPWAEEMPAPQSLPADLIVEGHTIPIARVQAMHEGKRRARARRTNSTPDS; from the coding sequence ATGGGCAGTGCGGAGGTCCGTGCGGGGATTACGCTGACCAACCTCGACAAACCGCTCTTCGACGGCGCCGAGGCGACCAAGCGCGATCTGATCGACTACCTGGCGGCGGTCGGTGAACGGATGGTGCGCCAGCTGCGGGACCGGCCGCTGTCGGTGCTTCGGGTGCGGCCGGGGCAGGACCCGTTCATGCAAAAGAATCTGCCCAAGTACACCCCGGGGTGGATGCACCGGGTGACGATGTGGGCCGAGAGCTCGCGGCGCGAGGTCACCTACGCGCTGGCCGATGACGTCCGCACGCTGGTGTGGTTCGGCAACCAGCGCGCCATCGAGTACCACACGACATTGCTGCCCGCCGAGCACGACAGGGGGCCGACCCACCTGGTGCTCGACATCGATCCCGCGCCGGAGCAGCCGTTCGGGCAGGCGGTGCGCGCCGCACAGCTGATCCGCGAAGCCCTCGGCAACGACGGGCTCGCCGGTGCGGTGAAAACCAGTGGCGCCAAAGGGGTGCACGTCTTCGTGCCGCTGGCGCCGGGGCTTGCCATCGACGACGTCGCGGCGGCGACCCGGGCCATCGCCGCCCGCGCCGAGCGGATCGATCCGGCGTTGGCGACCACCGCGTTCATCCGGGAGGACCGGGGCGGGCGGGTATTCCTCGACTCCACCCGGGCCGGCGGCGCGACCGTCGTCGCCGCCTACAGCCCGCGCATCCGGCCGGGAACTACGGTGTCCTTCCCGCTCGCCTGGTCGGACCTCGAGCAGATCACCCCGCAGGATTTCACCGTGCGCAATGCCGTCGCGCAACTCGGCGACCGCGACCCATGGGCCGAAGAAATGCCCGCGCCCCAATCCCTGCCCGCCGATCTCATCGTCGAGGGCCACACCATCCCGATCGCCCGGGTCCAGGCAATGCACGAGGGTAAACGCCGCGCCCGCGCCCGCCGGACGAATTCCACCCCGGATTCCTGA